The following proteins come from a genomic window of Microbacterium sulfonylureivorans:
- a CDS encoding GntR family transcriptional regulator codes for MPTYAAPPGSVRRPFRSVLSDETHEAIRSMLLHHSIQPSEHINIDALALQLDVSPTPVREALARLESEGLVVKQALRGYSAIELLTVEQSDDLFQIRALIEPWCAAQAATHHTDAAARDLAAEIEAGRRSSDPESAGYAAMSEHDERFHKLIARMSGNEFVEDAFNRTHCHFHLFRLYQAGQAEVRDSPDSEFVDTLFSAYYEPGSGSLAVREHAAIADAILSGQANAASALMLTHIQSSRRRFSPTRNSIAD; via the coding sequence ATGCCCACCTACGCGGCACCCCCCGGCTCGGTCCGTCGACCGTTCCGGTCCGTCCTGTCGGATGAGACCCACGAAGCCATCCGATCGATGCTGCTCCATCACTCGATCCAGCCCAGCGAGCACATCAACATCGACGCGCTCGCCCTGCAGCTCGACGTCTCCCCGACCCCCGTGCGCGAAGCTCTCGCCCGCCTCGAGTCCGAGGGCCTCGTGGTCAAGCAGGCCCTTCGCGGGTACAGTGCGATCGAGCTGCTTACCGTCGAGCAGAGCGACGATCTCTTTCAGATCCGCGCTCTGATAGAGCCGTGGTGCGCCGCTCAAGCCGCGACACATCACACCGATGCGGCCGCGAGAGATCTCGCCGCCGAGATCGAGGCCGGTCGTCGGTCGAGCGATCCGGAGTCGGCCGGGTATGCGGCCATGTCGGAGCACGACGAGCGCTTCCACAAGCTCATCGCGCGCATGTCGGGCAATGAATTCGTCGAGGATGCCTTCAACCGCACCCACTGCCACTTCCACCTCTTCCGCCTGTACCAGGCGGGTCAGGCAGAGGTGCGCGACTCCCCCGACTCCGAGTTCGTCGACACGCTGTTCAGCGCGTACTACGAGCCCGGCTCCGGGTCCCTCGCCGTTCGGGAGCACGCCGCGATCGCCGACGCGATCCTGTCCGGCCAGGCCAACGCGGCCTCGGCGCTGATGCTCACCCACATCCAGTCGTCGCGGAGGCGCTTCTCACCGACGCGGAACTCCATCGCCGACTAG
- a CDS encoding GntR family transcriptional regulator, with the protein MTRDVAAGLHLERGLLSDQIYVQLKGMIKDGQLNPGEQVVESKLARSFRVSQAPVREALKRLAHDGLITHVPHHGNFVTEFSSQEAEQARVARVALEAIGARITCSRLSEDYRRELLDLIRHMRTAADLGNIGDFRESDFQFHRLVIEASGNAHLPRMWDIVEPSLRSMHVLADPTAVADWHAMADAHQQLLDALDGDDVEEAVDLFVCHALGLSLRPERPSLPALDRLIAASAAGTQPTPETGPAQHR; encoded by the coding sequence ATGACCCGTGACGTTGCCGCAGGCCTCCACCTCGAACGCGGGCTGCTCTCGGACCAGATCTACGTGCAGCTGAAGGGGATGATCAAGGACGGCCAGCTGAATCCAGGTGAGCAGGTGGTGGAATCGAAGCTCGCCCGCAGCTTTCGCGTGAGCCAGGCACCGGTGCGTGAGGCGCTCAAGCGTCTGGCTCACGACGGACTCATCACACACGTCCCGCACCACGGCAACTTCGTGACCGAGTTCTCGTCGCAGGAAGCGGAGCAGGCGCGCGTGGCGCGCGTCGCGCTCGAGGCCATCGGCGCCCGGATCACATGCTCCAGGCTGTCTGAGGACTATAGGAGGGAGCTTCTTGACCTCATTCGTCATATGCGCACCGCGGCCGACCTCGGCAACATCGGTGACTTCCGCGAGTCTGACTTCCAGTTCCATCGGCTGGTGATCGAGGCGAGTGGAAACGCCCACCTCCCCCGCATGTGGGACATCGTCGAGCCCAGCCTTCGCTCGATGCATGTGCTTGCCGATCCGACCGCCGTAGCCGACTGGCATGCCATGGCCGATGCGCATCAACAGCTTCTGGATGCTCTGGACGGCGACGACGTCGAAGAGGCGGTCGATCTCTTCGTCTGCCACGCACTCGGGCTCAGTCTCCGCCCGGAACGGCCGAGCCTTCCCGCTCTGGACCGGCTGATCGCCGCGTCCGCCGCGGGAACTCAGCCAACTCCTGAGACAGGCCCCGCACAGCACCGCTGA
- a CDS encoding aldo/keto reductase produces the protein MTGDMHETPAMEKSGGGAGPRPLGRAGLVVGPHSFGTAGLGNLYRTVTPAEAAGAVDAAWEVGVRYFDTAPHYGLGLAEERLGAALAARPRDEFVISTKVGRLIVGTGEDPGEDDDQGVDVPKDRIRVLDYSRDGVLRSIEDSLGRSGLDRIDIVLVHDPDDHYREAMDGAFPALEELRAAGVIRSYGAGMNQSEMLADFIRNTDLDVVMVAGCYSLLEQPALDDLLPVALERGVSVIAAGVFNSGILASERATAASNYRYQPAPPEIVSRVNAIADVCEAHGVTLPVAAAQFVLGHPAIATVCLGARSRAQVERNESLFHQAIPGELWAALKNEGYLDPSAPVPQQT, from the coding sequence GTGACCGGCGACATGCACGAGACCCCCGCGATGGAGAAGAGCGGTGGGGGTGCCGGACCACGCCCTCTGGGCAGGGCAGGCCTGGTCGTGGGGCCGCACTCGTTCGGAACTGCAGGACTGGGCAATCTCTACCGCACGGTGACTCCCGCCGAAGCGGCGGGGGCGGTGGACGCCGCCTGGGAGGTGGGCGTCCGCTATTTCGACACGGCGCCGCACTACGGCCTCGGACTCGCCGAGGAGCGGCTCGGCGCGGCGCTCGCCGCGCGGCCGCGCGACGAGTTTGTCATCTCGACGAAGGTCGGCCGCCTGATCGTCGGCACCGGCGAAGACCCGGGCGAGGACGACGACCAGGGTGTCGACGTGCCGAAGGACCGCATCCGCGTCCTGGACTACTCGCGCGACGGCGTGCTCCGATCGATCGAGGACTCGCTCGGCCGGTCCGGGCTCGACCGGATCGACATCGTGCTGGTGCACGATCCCGACGACCACTACCGGGAGGCGATGGACGGAGCCTTCCCCGCGCTCGAAGAGCTCCGTGCCGCCGGGGTCATCCGGTCGTACGGGGCCGGGATGAACCAGTCCGAGATGCTCGCCGACTTCATCCGCAACACCGACCTCGACGTCGTCATGGTCGCCGGCTGTTATTCGCTGCTCGAGCAGCCGGCGCTAGACGATCTGCTCCCCGTCGCGCTCGAGCGCGGTGTCTCGGTCATCGCGGCGGGCGTGTTCAACTCGGGCATCCTCGCCTCCGAACGGGCCACCGCCGCGTCGAACTACCGCTACCAGCCGGCGCCCCCCGAGATCGTTTCACGCGTGAACGCCATCGCGGACGTCTGCGAGGCCCATGGGGTGACGCTGCCGGTCGCGGCTGCGCAGTTCGTGCTGGGGCATCCGGCGATCGCCACCGTCTGCCTCGGCGCCCGTTCGCGCGCGCAGGTCGAGCGCAATGAGTCACTGTTCCACCAGGCGATCCCGGGCGAGCTCTGGGCCGCGTTGAAGAATGAGGGGTATCTGGACCCTTCTGCACCTGTGCCGCAGCAGACCTAG